The following are from one region of the Actinopolyspora halophila DSM 43834 genome:
- a CDS encoding helix-turn-helix domain-containing protein has translation MSGSNDPSALRWLIGVELTTYRKQVGLSLTELSVETGISKPKLGHMESGRYQQQPDDLANVLRACGTDQRGIDRLTSLSARSDSKSWWAPWAHVVPDWLKTFVGLEGLAYSEFVYEPLVLPGMMQTAEYAEALTQATGFVRQNHTERFVSFRLARARRLTETADLRVQVVVGESALRLAVASPEVRRAQYERLLGLAEHPRVTLQILTPECGPHDAGSTGQFCVLHFAEARPIAYTELLDGAVYVQDPDDVRTYTLAAESLQRVALDPDESFAYVKALASDE, from the coding sequence GTGAGCGGAAGCAACGATCCGTCCGCGCTGCGCTGGTTGATCGGTGTGGAACTGACGACGTACCGCAAGCAAGTGGGGTTGTCACTTACCGAGCTGTCAGTGGAAACAGGGATATCCAAGCCCAAGCTCGGCCACATGGAAAGCGGACGTTACCAGCAGCAACCGGATGACTTGGCGAACGTCCTGCGTGCTTGCGGTACCGATCAACGGGGAATCGACCGTCTGACCTCCTTGAGTGCCCGTTCTGATTCGAAATCCTGGTGGGCTCCCTGGGCGCATGTGGTTCCGGACTGGCTCAAGACCTTCGTCGGACTGGAGGGGCTGGCCTATTCCGAATTCGTCTACGAACCCCTGGTGCTACCGGGGATGATGCAAACCGCTGAGTACGCCGAGGCCCTGACGCAGGCGACCGGCTTCGTTCGTCAGAACCACACCGAAAGGTTCGTCTCGTTCCGACTCGCGCGTGCCCGGCGGCTCACGGAAACAGCGGATTTGCGAGTCCAGGTAGTGGTCGGGGAATCGGCGCTGCGTCTGGCGGTCGCCTCGCCGGAAGTGCGGCGCGCTCAGTACGAACGTCTCCTCGGACTCGCCGAACATCCACGAGTCACTTTGCAGATCCTCACGCCGGAGTGCGGGCCGCACGATGCGGGGAGTACCGGTCAGTTCTGCGTGCTGCACTTCGCCGAAGCACGGCCCATCGCCTACACGGAATTGCTCGATGGTGCCGTCTACGTACAGGACCCGGACGACGTACGCACCTATACACTGGCGGCTGAAAGTCTGCAGCGAGTAGCGCTCGATCCGGATGAGTCGTTCGCTTACGTGAAAGCACTGGCATCGGACGAGTAG
- a CDS encoding non-oxidative hydroxyarylic acid decarboxylases subunit C: MPYDDLRSYLEALDRQGQLLHVEEQVDPEPDLGAAANAANRLGEQAPALYFDNVTGFDEPRIALNTHGSWANHAIAFDLPPNTSTRGQVEEFIRRWENFPVAVEHREDPPWAENSVSGSDVNLFDVLPLFRLNDGDGGFYLDKAAVVSRDPDDPENFDKQNVGTYRMEVKGTNRLGLQPVPMHDIALHLNAAEQRGQDLPVAVALGNEPVISVVAGTPLGYEQSEYEMAGALRGTPEPIAKGPLTGLDVPWGSEVVLEGVIEGREREIEGPFGEFTGHYSGGRSMTVLRVDRISYRTSPVFESLYLGMPWTEVDYLIGPATCVPLYQQLRADFPEVQAVNAMYTHGLLAIVSTRKRYGGFARAVGLRTMTTPHGLGYCKMVIVVDEDVDPFNLPQVMWALSTKVNPASDLVNLPNMSVLELDPGSQPPGISNKLVIDATTPVEPDDRGRYGQPVTDLPETGAWIDKLSSLIAERANENR, encoded by the coding sequence ATGCCCTACGACGATCTGCGTTCCTATCTCGAAGCCCTCGACCGGCAGGGACAGCTGCTGCACGTCGAGGAACAGGTCGATCCGGAGCCCGACCTGGGGGCCGCGGCCAACGCGGCCAACCGGCTCGGTGAACAGGCCCCGGCGCTGTACTTCGACAACGTCACCGGATTCGACGAGCCCCGGATCGCGTTGAACACGCACGGTTCGTGGGCCAATCACGCGATCGCGTTCGACCTTCCCCCCAACACCTCGACCAGGGGGCAGGTGGAGGAGTTCATCCGGCGCTGGGAGAACTTCCCGGTCGCCGTCGAGCACCGGGAGGACCCCCCGTGGGCCGAGAACTCCGTCAGCGGATCGGACGTGAACCTGTTCGACGTGCTGCCGCTGTTCCGGCTCAACGACGGGGACGGAGGTTTCTATCTGGACAAGGCCGCGGTCGTCTCCCGTGACCCGGATGATCCCGAGAACTTCGACAAGCAGAACGTCGGCACTTACCGGATGGAGGTCAAGGGCACCAACCGCCTCGGACTCCAACCGGTGCCGATGCACGACATCGCGCTGCACCTCAACGCGGCTGAGCAGCGCGGGCAGGACCTGCCGGTCGCGGTCGCCCTGGGCAACGAGCCGGTGATCTCCGTCGTGGCGGGAACCCCGCTCGGGTACGAGCAGTCCGAGTACGAGATGGCCGGCGCGCTGCGAGGCACGCCGGAGCCGATCGCGAAGGGCCCGCTGACCGGGCTCGACGTGCCGTGGGGCAGCGAAGTCGTACTCGAAGGAGTCATCGAGGGGCGCGAACGCGAGATCGAGGGGCCGTTCGGCGAGTTCACCGGACACTACTCCGGTGGACGCAGCATGACGGTGCTGCGCGTGGACCGGATCTCCTATCGCACATCCCCGGTCTTCGAGTCGCTGTACCTCGGGATGCCGTGGACCGAGGTCGACTACCTGATCGGACCCGCCACCTGCGTTCCGCTCTACCAGCAGCTGCGGGCCGACTTCCCCGAGGTGCAGGCCGTCAACGCGATGTACACCCACGGGCTGCTGGCGATCGTGTCCACCAGGAAGCGCTACGGCGGCTTCGCCCGCGCGGTCGGTCTCCGCACCATGACCACCCCGCACGGACTCGGCTACTGCAAGATGGTCATCGTCGTCGACGAGGACGTCGACCCCTTCAACCTGCCCCAGGTCATGTGGGCGTTGTCCACGAAGGTCAACCCGGCTTCCGATCTGGTCAACCTGCCGAACATGTCGGTGCTGGAACTGGATCCGGGATCACAGCCCCCGGGAATCAGCAACAAGCTCGTCATCGACGCGACCACCCCCGTGGAACCGGACGACCGCGGTCGCTACGGCCAGCCGGTCACGGACCTTCCCGAAACCGGGGCCTGGATCGACAAGCTGTCGTCGCTGATCGCCGAACGAGCGAACGAGAACCGCTGA
- a CDS encoding DUF397 domain-containing protein yields the protein MWRKSSRSANNGLCVEVALGAATAAVRDSKDPEGPALRVGAAEWGRFLAGVKRCAFDSGFAG from the coding sequence GTGTGGCGGAAATCGAGCCGCAGCGCGAACAACGGCTTATGCGTCGAGGTGGCGCTGGGTGCCGCCACGGCGGCGGTGCGGGATTCCAAGGACCCGGAGGGTCCGGCCCTGCGGGTGGGCGCCGCGGAGTGGGGGAGGTTCCTGGCCGGGGTGAAGCGGTGCGCCTTCGATTCCGGCTTCGCTGGCTGA
- a CDS encoding TetR/AcrR family transcriptional regulator encodes MRTGSRATAEERRRAVIRSAVTVFARRGYDTSPVTRVAEHAGISSAYVMKLFPRKVDLFVAAIEDCYDRIVSTLAEAVDEAESPDSTETLDRMGVRYAELIADRDLLLLQVQALASTQTPEVASAVRDGIGRITSLVVSSAGADAAQAQNFLARGQLCHLLTAIDAFDTDTDWAAALTEGFRHTPAS; translated from the coding sequence ATGAGGACGGGCTCGAGAGCGACGGCCGAGGAGCGTCGACGCGCGGTCATCCGCAGCGCGGTGACCGTGTTCGCTCGCCGTGGTTACGACACCAGCCCGGTCACCCGGGTCGCCGAGCACGCGGGCATCTCCTCGGCGTACGTCATGAAGCTCTTCCCGCGCAAGGTCGACCTGTTCGTCGCCGCGATCGAGGACTGCTACGACCGCATCGTGAGCACGCTCGCCGAGGCCGTCGACGAGGCGGAAAGCCCGGACAGCACCGAGACCCTGGACCGCATGGGGGTGCGGTACGCCGAGCTGATCGCCGATCGCGACCTGCTGCTGCTCCAGGTGCAGGCACTGGCCTCGACCCAGACCCCGGAAGTGGCCTCGGCCGTGCGCGACGGCATCGGCAGGATCACCTCGCTGGTCGTTTCCAGTGCCGGAGCGGACGCGGCCCAGGCTCAGAACTTCCTCGCTCGCGGCCAACTGTGCCACCTGCTGACCGCGATCGACGCGTTCGACACCGACACCGACTGGGCGGCCGCGCTCACGGAGGGCTTCCGGCACACTCCGGCTTCCTGA
- a CDS encoding UbiX family flavin prenyltransferase, which yields MRLVVGVTGATGAPLAAGLLEALRGDPDVRTHLVLSRWARTTIELETGYGAREFTKLADEVHGPGDQAATISSGSFHTDGMVILPCSMKTVAGIRTGYADGLIGRAADVTLKEHRKLVLVPRETPLSEIHLENMLALARMGAVLVPPMPAFYNHPGVVGDVVDHVVTRVLDQFGLSSSSEGRWRGLDAARRTDS from the coding sequence ATGCGGTTGGTGGTGGGCGTGACGGGAGCCACCGGGGCTCCGTTGGCCGCGGGGCTGCTCGAAGCGCTGCGCGGCGATCCGGACGTGCGCACTCATCTCGTGCTCAGCAGATGGGCCAGGACCACGATCGAGCTGGAAACCGGATACGGAGCGCGGGAGTTCACCAAACTGGCCGACGAGGTGCACGGACCCGGGGACCAGGCGGCCACGATCTCCTCCGGGTCGTTCCACACCGACGGCATGGTGATTCTGCCCTGCAGCATGAAGACGGTCGCCGGGATACGCACCGGTTACGCCGACGGGCTCATCGGTCGAGCCGCCGACGTCACCCTCAAGGAGCACCGCAAGCTCGTTCTGGTGCCCAGGGAAACCCCGCTCAGCGAGATCCACCTGGAGAACATGCTCGCGCTGGCCCGGATGGGAGCCGTGCTGGTTCCGCCGATGCCCGCCTTCTACAACCACCCGGGAGTCGTCGGCGACGTCGTCGACCACGTCGTGACCCGCGTGCTCGACCAGTTCGGCCTGTCGAGTTCCTCGGAAGGACGTTGGCGAGGTCTCGACGCCGCGCGTCGAACGGACTCGTGA
- a CDS encoding ABC transporter ATP-binding protein translates to MDNGVSWATMRSLTRDSSVTRQRLPPGLAKRILGYARPYLGVIVPFLLMVAATAVLGVVTPLLFKAIIDRGIVPGRMGVVLWLAVAVAGVALAEAVLTLLQRWYSSRLGEGLIYELRRDVFDHVQRMPLAFFVRAQTGALTSRLNSDVIGAQRALTSTLSSVVSNVLSLVLVLAAMFALSWKITLIALALLPLFLLPVRWIGKRLQRVTREQMAVDAEMSSLMTERFGVGGAMLTKLYGRADEETEQFAGKAARVRDLGVLSAMYSRVFFVGLTLLAALATAIAYGLGGTLVIGGSLQLGTLVALTSLLTRLYGPLTSLSNVHVDVMTALVSFHRVFEVLDLQPMIREREDAIELPSGANSLEFDSVSFHYPGSDEVSLASLESVARQESTPAHQVLHDVSFRADPGEMIALVGHSGAGKTTIAQLAGRLYEVDSGSVRVGGHDVRDVTLASLYSTIGVVTQEAHLFHDTIRANLAYARPSAADAELLEALRTAQLEELLTDLPDGLDTVVGDRGYRLSGGEKQRIAIARLLLKQPPIVVLDEATAHLDSESEAAVQQALRGALSGRTSLVIAHRLATIRRADRILVISEGSIAEQGTHTELLEHDGHYAELYRTQFADGTESRSSTAVDGADPGLAEIAEHSGIVESGDNGQTARRS, encoded by the coding sequence ATGGACAACGGAGTGAGCTGGGCGACGATGCGGTCGCTGACCAGGGACAGTTCGGTCACCCGACAACGGCTCCCTCCCGGCCTGGCGAAACGGATACTGGGATACGCGCGGCCCTACCTCGGCGTGATCGTGCCCTTCCTGCTCATGGTCGCGGCCACGGCCGTGCTCGGGGTCGTCACTCCTCTGCTGTTCAAGGCGATCATCGACCGCGGGATCGTGCCGGGGCGCATGGGAGTGGTCCTCTGGCTCGCCGTGGCAGTGGCCGGGGTGGCCCTCGCCGAGGCGGTGCTGACGCTGCTGCAGCGCTGGTACTCCTCCCGCCTGGGAGAAGGGCTGATCTACGAGCTGCGCCGCGACGTGTTCGACCACGTGCAGCGGATGCCGCTGGCGTTCTTCGTCCGCGCGCAGACCGGAGCGTTGACCAGCAGACTCAACAGCGACGTCATCGGGGCGCAGCGCGCCCTGACCAGCACGCTGTCCTCCGTGGTGTCCAACGTGCTGAGCCTGGTGCTGGTCCTGGCCGCGATGTTCGCGCTGTCCTGGAAGATCACGCTGATCGCGCTGGCCCTGCTGCCGCTGTTCCTGCTCCCGGTCCGCTGGATCGGCAAGAGGCTGCAGCGCGTCACCCGCGAGCAGATGGCCGTGGACGCGGAGATGAGTTCGCTGATGACCGAGCGCTTCGGGGTCGGCGGCGCCATGTTGACCAAGCTCTACGGCAGGGCCGACGAGGAGACCGAGCAGTTCGCGGGCAAGGCCGCGCGGGTGCGCGATCTCGGTGTGCTTTCGGCCATGTACAGCCGGGTCTTCTTCGTCGGGCTGACACTGCTGGCCGCGCTGGCCACCGCGATAGCCTACGGCCTCGGTGGCACGCTGGTGATCGGCGGCTCGTTGCAGCTCGGCACCCTGGTCGCGCTGACCTCGCTGCTCACCCGCCTGTACGGTCCGCTGACCTCGTTGTCCAACGTGCACGTCGACGTGATGACGGCCCTGGTCAGCTTCCACCGCGTGTTCGAGGTGCTGGATCTGCAGCCGATGATCCGCGAGCGGGAGGACGCGATCGAACTCCCCTCCGGGGCGAACAGCCTGGAGTTCGACTCGGTCTCGTTCCACTACCCCGGTTCCGACGAGGTCTCGCTGGCCTCCCTGGAATCGGTGGCGCGCCAGGAGAGCACGCCCGCGCACCAGGTCCTGCACGACGTCTCCTTCCGTGCCGATCCGGGGGAGATGATCGCGCTGGTCGGGCACTCCGGAGCGGGCAAGACCACGATCGCCCAGCTGGCGGGCAGGCTGTACGAGGTGGACTCGGGAAGTGTCCGCGTCGGCGGGCACGACGTCCGGGACGTCACCCTGGCCTCGTTGTACTCCACCATCGGCGTGGTCACCCAGGAAGCGCACCTGTTCCACGACACGATCCGGGCGAACCTCGCCTACGCGCGTCCCTCCGCCGCCGACGCGGAACTGCTGGAGGCGCTGCGGACCGCCCAGCTCGAGGAGCTGCTCACCGACCTCCCGGACGGGTTGGACACCGTCGTCGGTGATCGGGGATATCGGCTCTCCGGCGGGGAGAAGCAACGCATCGCCATCGCGAGACTGCTGCTCAAGCAACCGCCCATCGTCGTGCTGGACGAGGCCACCGCGCATCTCGACTCGGAGTCCGAGGCCGCCGTGCAGCAGGCGCTGCGCGGAGCGCTCTCCGGGCGCACCTCGCTGGTGATCGCCCACAGGCTGGCCACCATCCGCCGGGCCGACCGCATCCTGGTGATCTCGGAGGGAAGCATCGCCGAGCAGGGGACCCACACCGAGCTGCTGGAACACGACGGGCACTACGCCGAGCTGTACCGGACCCAGTTCGCGGACGGAACGGAGTCCCGCTCCTCGACAGCGGTGGACGGGGCCGATCCCGGTCTGGCGGAAATCGCCGAGCACTCCGGGATCGTCGAAAGCGGGGACAACGGGCAGACAGCACGGCGGAGCTGA
- a CDS encoding non-oxidative hydroxyarylic acid decarboxylases subunit D gives MCPRCADENISELAVSPVPGAWKVLRCDLCLYTWRTSEPARRSTRQAYPERFRMSRGDIDNAPQVPAIPELRAEAKGETS, from the coding sequence ATGTGTCCACGTTGTGCCGATGAGAACATCAGCGAACTCGCGGTCTCGCCCGTGCCGGGGGCGTGGAAGGTGCTGCGCTGCGACCTGTGCCTGTACACCTGGCGCACCAGCGAACCAGCGCGGCGCAGCACCAGGCAGGCTTATCCCGAGCGGTTCCGGATGAGCAGGGGCGACATCGACAACGCCCCGCAGGTGCCCGCGATACCGGAGCTGCGTGCCGAGGCGAAGGGGGAGACGTCGTGA
- a CDS encoding MarR family winged helix-turn-helix transcriptional regulator, with amino-acid sequence MELDAAVFHLLRRTLQEHNANWQAQLPELTKPQYAVLRAVDEHPGIEQAVVGQQAAIDKATLASLLPRLEQRGLLSRAVDSGDRRRRLLHLTEQGRNVLLQADSVAESVNGAMLARLSEAEHEQLRHLLLKLADEQGGSTTPNQQDAPPH; translated from the coding sequence GTGGAACTGGATGCGGCCGTCTTCCACCTGCTGCGCCGCACGTTGCAGGAGCACAACGCCAACTGGCAGGCACAACTGCCCGAGCTGACCAAACCGCAGTACGCGGTGCTGCGCGCGGTGGACGAGCACCCCGGCATCGAACAGGCCGTCGTCGGCCAGCAGGCGGCCATCGACAAGGCCACCCTGGCCTCGCTGCTGCCGAGGCTCGAGCAGCGCGGGCTGCTGTCCCGCGCCGTCGACAGCGGTGATCGCAGGCGGCGACTGCTCCACCTGACCGAGCAGGGGCGGAACGTCCTGCTTCAGGCGGACTCGGTCGCGGAGTCCGTGAACGGGGCCATGCTCGCCCGCCTGTCCGAGGCGGAACACGAGCAGCTGCGCCACCTGCTGCTGAAGCTGGCCGACGAGCAGGGCGGCTCCACCACCCCGAACCAGCAGGACGCCCCGCCGCATTGA
- a CDS encoding NAD-dependent epimerase/dehydratase family protein: MTTTTGETHVVLGAGPAGKTIVDELLARGLRVRHVSRSPIEDAPAGVETVRADVSSADRAVSATAGAAAIYHAVNVPYHLQVEQLPEIGRAVLAAAGRNDARLVVLDTLYPYGEAEGTAITEGTPWAATSRKGRMRAALDQSYLDAHHAGHADVVLGRAADFYGPRVLNSTLGGAFFPAVLTTEPALGFGDITLPHSYSYLPDVARGLVDLGTTTDEAATGRVWHLPTVPAVSTEHLHDLVERITGSEITARVLDRPTSAGPFDERFMNEYAELFYQHLVPQNMVSAPFERHFGRQPTPLVDGLRATLDWYRDFLTAQSAAENS, translated from the coding sequence ATGACCACGACCACCGGTGAAACGCACGTCGTGCTCGGCGCCGGTCCGGCGGGAAAGACCATCGTGGACGAACTGCTCGCACGTGGGCTCCGGGTGCGCCACGTCAGCCGCAGTCCGATCGAGGACGCCCCCGCCGGGGTCGAGACGGTACGTGCCGATGTCTCCTCCGCCGACCGGGCCGTCTCCGCGACCGCGGGTGCCGCGGCGATCTACCACGCCGTCAACGTGCCGTACCACCTACAGGTCGAGCAGTTGCCGGAGATCGGCCGAGCGGTGCTCGCCGCCGCGGGCCGGAACGACGCCCGGCTCGTGGTGCTCGACACGCTCTACCCGTACGGCGAGGCGGAGGGCACGGCCATCACCGAGGGCACCCCCTGGGCGGCGACGAGCCGCAAGGGACGGATGCGCGCCGCGCTGGACCAGTCCTACCTGGACGCGCACCACGCCGGACACGCCGACGTCGTGCTGGGCCGTGCGGCCGACTTCTACGGCCCTCGCGTGCTGAACTCCACCCTCGGCGGGGCCTTCTTCCCCGCCGTGCTGACCACCGAGCCCGCGCTCGGGTTCGGCGACATCACGCTGCCGCACAGCTACTCCTACCTGCCGGACGTCGCCCGTGGTCTCGTCGACCTCGGCACCACCACCGACGAGGCCGCCACCGGCCGGGTGTGGCACCTGCCCACCGTGCCCGCGGTCAGCACCGAACACCTCCACGACCTCGTCGAGCGGATCACCGGCAGCGAGATCACCGCGCGAGTACTCGACCGGCCCACCTCCGCGGGACCGTTCGACGAGCGGTTCATGAACGAGTACGCCGAGCTCTTCTACCAGCACCTCGTCCCGCAGAACATGGTCTCGGCACCGTTCGAGCGGCACTTCGGCCGACAGCCCACCCCACTCGTGGACGGGCTGCGGGCCACTCTCGACTGGTACCGCGACTTCCTGACCGCCCAGTCGGCGGCGGAGAACTCCTGA